The Chryseolinea soli genome contains a region encoding:
- a CDS encoding alanine dehydrogenase, protein MTEKKKTGFEALAKASMQTQEQLLEVRKRRHTFFIGLPKEISLQENRISLTPDAVALLVNNGHEVWVEAKAGIGSKFSDKQYSDAGAKIVYSPQEVYQADVILKIEPPTLEEIELMHAGQTLISALQLGHLKVESLQALMKKKITALAYEFIEDKVGGMPIIRAMSEIAGSSVLLIASEYLSTANNGKGVILGGITGVPPTKVVIIGAGTVAEYAVRAALGLGADVQVFDNHLYKLRRIKHLLGQQIYTSTIDTITLSDTLKTADVVVGALRAEKGRPRHVITEEMVTQMKIDSLIIDLSIDQGGCVETSEITTLSKPVFRKHGVIHYCVPNVASRVAHTAANALSNIFTPTILRAAEEGGVEAMIFSHKWFMKGVYTYKGGLTNEHVARKFGLKHKNIELLLAARF, encoded by the coding sequence ATGACCGAGAAGAAGAAAACGGGCTTTGAGGCGCTAGCCAAAGCCAGCATGCAAACGCAAGAGCAGTTGCTTGAAGTACGAAAGAGACGGCACACGTTTTTTATTGGGTTGCCCAAAGAAATATCGCTGCAGGAAAACCGCATCAGCCTCACCCCCGACGCCGTGGCGCTGCTGGTGAACAACGGCCACGAAGTGTGGGTGGAAGCCAAGGCCGGCATCGGCTCCAAATTTTCCGACAAACAATATAGCGACGCGGGCGCAAAGATCGTGTACTCGCCCCAGGAAGTATACCAGGCCGATGTGATCCTCAAGATCGAACCACCCACCCTCGAAGAGATCGAACTGATGCACGCCGGGCAGACCCTGATCTCTGCGTTGCAACTGGGCCACCTGAAAGTGGAGAGCCTGCAAGCGTTGATGAAAAAGAAAATCACCGCGCTGGCCTACGAGTTCATTGAAGATAAGGTGGGGGGCATGCCCATCATTCGCGCCATGAGCGAGATTGCCGGCAGCAGCGTGCTCTTGATCGCGTCCGAATATCTGAGCACCGCCAACAATGGAAAAGGTGTTATTCTCGGGGGCATCACCGGCGTACCACCGACAAAAGTGGTGATCATTGGTGCCGGCACCGTGGCGGAATATGCTGTGCGTGCGGCCCTGGGGTTGGGTGCCGACGTCCAGGTTTTTGACAATCATTTATATAAGCTGCGCCGCATTAAACACTTGCTGGGGCAGCAGATCTACACCTCCACCATCGACACCATCACATTAAGCGACACCTTGAAGACAGCTGACGTCGTCGTGGGTGCCCTGCGGGCCGAAAAAGGAAGACCTCGGCATGTGATCACGGAAGAAATGGTGACACAAATGAAAATCGATTCCCTCATCATCGATCTCAGCATCGACCAGGGTGGATGTGTGGAGACCTCGGAAATCACCACGCTGAGCAAGCCGGTGTTCCGTAAACACGGTGTGATCCATTATTGTGTACCAAACGTCGCATCACGGGTGGCCCATACGGCGGCCAATGCGTTGAGTAATATTTTTACACCTACCATTTTGCGCGCTGCCGAAGAAGGTGGCGTGGAGGCGATGATCTTTTCGCACAAGTGGTTTATGAAGGGCGTCTACACGTACAAGGGTGGATTGACCAACGAGCACGTGGCGCGAAAATTTGGTTTGAAGCATAAGAATATCGAGCTGCTTTTGGCTGCGCGGTTCTGA
- the tsaE gene encoding tRNA (adenosine(37)-N6)-threonylcarbamoyltransferase complex ATPase subunit type 1 TsaE, giving the protein MIVEEAVFRSVTQSGLEDVAHNVIERLGAFPVWLFHGEMGSGKTTLIKAIGKLAGVQDAMSSPTFSIVNEYETRAHTKIFHFDFYRIKHEAEAYDIGTEEYFYSGYPCFVEWPEKIPSLIPPRYAEVSIQVDSNTERTIVISVHDREEENGL; this is encoded by the coding sequence ATGATCGTAGAGGAGGCCGTGTTCCGTTCGGTAACACAATCGGGTTTAGAAGACGTGGCACATAACGTGATCGAGCGCCTGGGGGCGTTCCCGGTATGGTTATTTCATGGTGAGATGGGTTCAGGCAAAACGACGCTCATCAAAGCGATCGGCAAGCTGGCGGGCGTACAGGATGCCATGAGCAGCCCCACCTTTTCGATTGTGAACGAATACGAGACCCGGGCGCATACCAAGATCTTTCATTTTGACTTTTACAGGATAAAGCACGAAGCGGAGGCATATGATATTGGAACAGAGGAGTATTTTTATTCGGGCTATCCCTGCTTTGTAGAATGGCCGGAAAAGATCCCTTCCCTGATCCCCCCGCGATATGCGGAAGTATCCATCCAGGTAGACAGTAATACAGAACGAACCATAGTGATTTCAGTCCATGACCGAGAAGAAGAAAACGGGCTTTGA
- a CDS encoding WG repeat-containing protein encodes MKFSFLQVFAAVACLVMACSVVKKEASDKEVRIFLSSFQASLTQPDEVILKQFDSKQSREALVSAIRILKNEESEYVTCEALFESASILNNGRGTQVNIPVVFHSKNLEMDYQKESTLTLWVTARAGSIVITQLDGMVFYAQFAMLRNEMQWSTDRAVEIKKRQPLYARAKALQQNFDSVIWCATYNTKNYFYVVNGVWNNSARKRATEGYTMGLVDESGNTIIPPDYELIGTIGFDLPGMVEIKKAGKVGYFNIETKQLVAEPAYDMIIPYGRENILCIVKQDTVYGWINDAHVYTAGFPSEKINEWVNGFGFLPKDIRLANGVQTLCEIPAEGNAGYGILMPPSYLVKTGLFEEIIEGLSSTPIPMSGGTEYVEAKGTILQTITDQINAMFTTITNRYLDGREEFYIENRLVFVDKRNDTLAVADIPTKKVEHVKRIGQNVLEVKAIPYTEWHDYDAPEYDIPEYKYFTLGEDLSIVPLRANRKYTQTQFAKLDSSYLTGEFQRYDRVTGENLPPSSFLSAETLEYMQKDILASYGMTYPEGERYDFPRDYNPRYTRREEFEDQITDIDRYNLQFLEKIIALLKTKPA; translated from the coding sequence ATGAAATTCTCATTCCTTCAGGTTTTTGCTGCCGTAGCGTGCCTTGTCATGGCTTGCAGCGTCGTGAAAAAAGAAGCGTCCGATAAGGAAGTCCGTATTTTTCTTTCATCGTTTCAGGCCTCGCTGACGCAGCCGGACGAGGTGATCCTGAAGCAATTTGATAGTAAGCAGTCGCGTGAAGCGTTGGTGTCCGCGATCCGCATCCTTAAAAATGAAGAGAGCGAATATGTGACCTGTGAGGCCCTTTTTGAAAGCGCATCCATTTTGAACAATGGAAGGGGAACGCAAGTGAACATCCCGGTGGTCTTCCATTCGAAAAATCTGGAAATGGACTACCAAAAAGAGTCCACGCTCACCTTGTGGGTTACAGCTCGCGCAGGCTCGATCGTGATCACCCAATTGGATGGCATGGTCTTTTACGCACAATTCGCCATGCTGCGAAACGAAATGCAGTGGTCGACCGACCGCGCCGTGGAAATAAAGAAGCGTCAACCACTCTATGCGAGAGCCAAAGCACTGCAACAGAATTTCGATTCGGTGATCTGGTGTGCCACCTACAACACGAAAAATTATTTCTATGTCGTCAACGGAGTCTGGAACAATTCCGCCAGAAAACGCGCAACGGAAGGCTATACGATGGGGCTTGTGGACGAGAGCGGAAACACCATTATACCGCCCGACTATGAATTAATTGGTACGATCGGGTTTGATCTGCCCGGCATGGTGGAGATAAAGAAGGCAGGAAAAGTGGGCTACTTTAACATTGAGACAAAACAACTGGTGGCAGAACCCGCCTATGACATGATCATACCCTATGGCCGCGAAAACATCCTCTGCATCGTGAAGCAGGATACCGTTTACGGATGGATTAACGATGCCCACGTTTATACCGCCGGATTTCCGTCCGAGAAAATCAACGAATGGGTAAACGGTTTCGGATTCCTCCCCAAAGACATTCGCTTGGCCAACGGAGTGCAAACCCTGTGCGAAATACCAGCAGAAGGCAATGCGGGTTATGGTATTTTAATGCCTCCATCGTATCTGGTGAAGACCGGCTTATTCGAGGAGATCATCGAAGGGCTTTCGTCTACCCCTATCCCCATGAGCGGCGGGACAGAATACGTGGAAGCCAAAGGCACGATCCTTCAAACCATAACCGACCAGATCAACGCCATGTTCACCACCATCACAAACCGGTACCTCGATGGGCGTGAAGAATTTTACATCGAGAACAGGCTTGTCTTCGTGGACAAACGCAATGACACCCTGGCCGTAGCCGATATTCCCACGAAAAAAGTCGAGCACGTAAAACGCATTGGCCAAAACGTTTTGGAAGTGAAAGCTATTCCTTACACCGAATGGCATGACTACGACGCCCCGGAATACGACATTCCAGAGTATAAATACTTTACCCTGGGCGAAGATCTCTCCATCGTTCCCCTCCGTGCGAATCGAAAATATACCCAAACACAATTTGCAAAATTAGACAGCAGCTATTTAACAGGAGAATTCCAGCGATATGACCGTGTTACCGGCGAAAACCTGCCACCATCATCATTCCTTTCCGCCGAAACATTGGAGTACATGCAGAAGGATATTCTAGCCAGTTATGGAATGACCTACCCGGAAGGAGAACGCTATGATTTTCCAAGGGATTACAATCCGCGCTATACCCGAAGAGAAGAGTTTGAAGATCAAATCACGGACATCGACCGTTACAATCTTCAGTTCCTGGAGAAGATCATCGCACTATTGAAAACGAAACCCGCTTGA
- a CDS encoding ABC transporter ATP-binding protein, with translation MPPVNPPLSIQVQQLGKKFNRDWIFRKLDYTFQSGQTYAITGPNGSGKSTLLQVLWGQVPPSAGTVAYTTSNGSIPAENIFQHLAIATPYLDLIEEFTLREQLRFHFKLKPCRQGWSEAEVLEKMYLTHARDKYISNFSSGMKQRLKLALAFFSQADIVFLDEPGTNLDQQAFDWYLQQLASLPPHCLVFIASNQPSEYPASAQKIDIMRFK, from the coding sequence GTGCCCCCCGTCAACCCCCCCCTATCGATCCAGGTCCAGCAATTGGGAAAGAAATTTAACCGCGACTGGATCTTTCGCAAGCTCGACTACACCTTCCAATCCGGCCAAACGTATGCCATCACCGGTCCGAATGGATCGGGGAAGTCCACGCTTTTACAGGTACTTTGGGGACAAGTGCCCCCCAGTGCCGGTACCGTTGCCTACACCACAAGCAACGGTAGCATACCCGCCGAAAACATTTTTCAGCACCTCGCCATCGCCACCCCCTACCTGGACCTGATCGAAGAATTCACCCTGCGGGAACAATTGCGGTTTCATTTTAAGCTGAAGCCCTGCCGCCAAGGCTGGAGCGAAGCGGAGGTTTTAGAAAAAATGTATCTCACCCACGCCCGCGATAAATACATTTCCAACTTTTCTTCAGGCATGAAGCAGCGGCTAAAGCTGGCCCTGGCCTTTTTTTCGCAAGCCGACATCGTGTTTCTGGACGAACCGGGCACCAACCTGGACCAGCAGGCATTCGACTGGTACCTGCAGCAATTGGCCAGCCTACCCCCACACTGCCTGGTGTTCATTGCCAGCAACCAGCCGTCGGAATACCCGGCCAGTGCGCAAAAAATCGACATCATGCGCTTCAAATAG
- a CDS encoding bifunctional response regulator/alkaline phosphatase family protein yields the protein MQRYSILWADDEIDLLKPHILFLEQRGYDITPVNNGTEAVELTDDKHFDVVFLDENMPGMSGLEALTQIKNNKPNLPVVMITKNEEEHIMEEAIGSKIADYLIKPLNPSQILLSVKKILDNKRLIIEKTNLNYQQEFRKISMAFQENMNHEEWADIYKKLVFWELQMDHADNQDMGEVLDMQKTEANANFAKFIIRNYDSWLNDPKAEKPLLSHQLMKKKVFPELGKKPVFVILIDNLRYDQWKVIEPVLTEYFNVTSEETYYSILPTTTAYARNAIFSGQLPSEMAKTNPDLWVGEDEDEGKNNFESEFLSKQLRRNNLNVKMSYHKIKNLEEGRSLADTVNNLFQNDLNVVVYNFVDMLSHARTDMAMVRELAPDESAYRSITKSWFLHSPLIDILKKIAEKDVKVVITTDHGTIRVKRPFKIIGDRNVNSNLRYKQGKNLGYEGEKVMTVQKPERLFLPKLNVSSSYVFAIEDQFFAYPNNYNYYVNFYKDTFQHGGVSMEEIIIPIIFLTSKNAS from the coding sequence ATGCAAAGATATAGCATTTTGTGGGCGGATGATGAAATTGATTTGTTGAAGCCTCATATTCTTTTTCTCGAACAACGGGGCTACGACATCACGCCGGTAAACAACGGCACGGAGGCGGTAGAGCTCACAGACGACAAACACTTTGATGTGGTTTTCCTCGACGAAAATATGCCCGGCATGTCGGGACTGGAGGCGCTCACCCAGATCAAAAACAATAAGCCTAACCTCCCCGTGGTGATGATCACCAAGAACGAGGAAGAGCACATCATGGAAGAGGCCATCGGCTCGAAGATCGCCGACTATCTCATCAAGCCCCTCAACCCCAGTCAGATCCTGCTGTCCGTAAAAAAAATACTCGACAACAAACGTCTGATCATCGAGAAGACCAACCTGAACTATCAACAGGAGTTCCGCAAGATCAGCATGGCCTTCCAGGAAAACATGAACCACGAAGAGTGGGCCGACATCTACAAGAAACTGGTGTTCTGGGAACTGCAAATGGACCACGCCGACAACCAGGACATGGGCGAAGTGCTGGACATGCAAAAGACGGAGGCCAACGCCAACTTCGCCAAGTTCATCATCCGGAATTATGATTCATGGCTCAACGACCCGAAGGCCGAAAAGCCGCTGCTGTCGCACCAGCTCATGAAGAAAAAAGTATTTCCCGAGCTGGGCAAGAAACCCGTGTTCGTGATCCTGATCGATAACCTGCGCTACGATCAGTGGAAAGTGATTGAGCCCGTGCTCACGGAATATTTCAATGTGACGAGCGAAGAAACCTATTACTCTATTCTGCCCACTACCACGGCCTATGCCCGGAATGCCATCTTCTCCGGACAGCTGCCCTCCGAAATGGCAAAGACCAACCCAGACCTGTGGGTAGGCGAGGACGAAGATGAGGGCAAGAATAATTTCGAGTCCGAGTTTTTGTCCAAACAACTTCGCCGGAACAATCTAAACGTGAAGATGTCCTATCACAAGATCAAGAACCTGGAAGAAGGCAGAAGCCTGGCCGACACGGTGAACAATCTTTTTCAGAACGATCTCAACGTGGTGGTCTACAACTTCGTGGATATGCTCTCGCATGCCCGCACCGACATGGCGATGGTGCGCGAGTTGGCGCCGGACGAATCCGCATACCGGTCCATTACCAAATCATGGTTCCTGCATTCACCCCTGATCGATATTCTAAAAAAGATCGCAGAGAAAGACGTGAAAGTGGTCATCACCACCGACCACGGCACCATCCGGGTGAAGCGGCCTTTCAAGATCATTGGCGACCGGAACGTGAACAGCAACCTGCGTTACAAACAGGGCAAGAACCTCGGTTATGAAGGCGAAAAGGTGATGACGGTGCAAAAGCCGGAACGTCTCTTTTTGCCAAAACTCAATGTGTCGTCCTCCTATGTGTTTGCCATCGAGGACCAGTTCTTTGCCTATCCGAACAACTACAATTATTACGTGAATTTCTATAAAGACACCTTTCAGCACGGCGGGGTGAGCATGGAGGAGATCATCATACCCATAATTTTCTTAACTTCGAAGAATGCGTCATGA
- the lpxD gene encoding UDP-3-O-(3-hydroxymyristoyl)glucosamine N-acyltransferase, with translation MEFTVNQIAAMLGGEVSGNGNEKINMLAKIQDAKKGQIAFLSNPKYEQYIYTTQATAVIVKKDFVPKKEVVSTLILVEDPYISFTRLLEEYHKLISFQKSGVEQPSFMSESATIGKDFYRGAFSYIGSNVKIGDGVKIYPHAYVGDNVVIGDHCIIHSGVKIYADTRIGNHCVIHSGCVIGSDGFGFAPQEDGTYKTIPQLGTVIIEDHVAIGANTVIDCATLFGDATIVHQGVKLDNLIQVAHNVEIGKNTVIAAQAGVSGSTKIGENCIIGGQVGIAGHLIIANHTGLGAQSGISKSIKEEGQKLMGSPAYEYGEFYKSYAVFKKLPDFQHRLRELEDKVKKSENTSLSVD, from the coding sequence ATGGAATTTACGGTCAATCAAATAGCCGCCATGCTGGGCGGAGAAGTTAGTGGCAATGGCAACGAAAAGATCAACATGCTGGCCAAGATCCAGGACGCCAAAAAGGGCCAGATCGCTTTTCTTTCCAACCCCAAATACGAACAATACATTTACACCACACAGGCTACGGCCGTTATTGTAAAAAAAGACTTTGTACCCAAGAAAGAGGTTGTTTCAACGCTCATCCTGGTGGAAGATCCCTATATCAGTTTCACACGCCTGCTGGAAGAATACCATAAGCTGATCAGCTTTCAGAAAAGCGGCGTAGAGCAACCCAGCTTCATGTCGGAAAGCGCCACCATTGGCAAGGATTTCTATCGCGGTGCCTTCTCCTATATCGGCAGCAATGTAAAGATCGGCGACGGCGTAAAAATCTATCCACACGCTTATGTTGGCGATAACGTGGTGATCGGCGACCACTGCATAATACACAGCGGCGTAAAGATCTATGCCGATACCCGGATCGGTAATCACTGTGTGATCCATTCCGGTTGTGTGATCGGCAGCGATGGTTTCGGATTTGCCCCGCAGGAAGACGGCACCTATAAAACCATTCCTCAACTCGGCACCGTCATCATTGAAGACCATGTAGCCATTGGTGCCAACACCGTCATTGATTGCGCGACTTTGTTTGGCGATGCCACCATTGTGCACCAGGGTGTGAAACTGGACAACCTCATTCAGGTTGCCCATAATGTGGAAATTGGCAAAAACACGGTTATCGCGGCCCAGGCAGGGGTTTCCGGATCGACCAAAATTGGAGAAAATTGCATTATCGGTGGCCAGGTGGGCATTGCAGGGCACCTCATCATTGCCAATCATACGGGTTTGGGCGCCCAATCGGGTATTTCCAAATCCATAAAAGAAGAAGGCCAGAAGCTCATGGGCTCTCCGGCCTATGAATATGGGGAGTTCTACAAGTCCTATGCCGTCTTTAAAAAGCTTCCGGACTTTCAACATCGCCTCCGCGAGCTGGAAGACAAGGTTAAAAAGTCGGAAAACACTTCACTTTCAGTGGATTAG
- a CDS encoding bifunctional UDP-3-O-[3-hydroxymyristoyl] N-acetylglucosamine deacetylase/3-hydroxyacyl-ACP dehydratase: MLNIKQQTIQKSVALSGVGLHSGVQTNITFVPAKPNHGIKFQRIDLPGSPIIEADCDNVVDVSRGTTIEQSGARVSTIEHTLAACTGLEIDNVLIQLDGPECPIMDGSSIEFVDVLKAAGTEEQNALRDFFEVQEPLFYREAARNVEIAALPLDDYRVTVMIDYNSPVLGSQHASITDIRQFEKEIASCRTFCFLHELEMLYKNNLIRGGDLNNAIVIVDRVVQENELENIAKMLGKPKVAVKQEGILNNIELRYKNEPARHKLLDIVGDLTLAGRPLKAQILAARPGHAANVAFAKKLKKAMQESDKKGRPKYNPSLPPVMDINKVAATLPHRYPFLLIDKIIYLDNESVSGVKNVTANEYFFQGHFPGNPVMPGVLQIEAMAQIGGILVLNTVPDPENYWTYFLGIENFRFRKMVLPGDTLVIQCDLLAPIKRGIAKMTGRAYVGNTLVCEGTMTASIVRKDA, encoded by the coding sequence ATGCTCAATATCAAACAGCAAACTATCCAGAAGTCAGTAGCCCTTTCGGGTGTCGGGCTTCACAGCGGGGTGCAGACCAACATCACTTTTGTGCCCGCCAAACCCAACCACGGCATAAAATTCCAACGCATTGACCTGCCCGGATCCCCCATCATCGAGGCCGACTGCGACAATGTGGTGGACGTATCGCGTGGAACCACGATTGAGCAAAGCGGTGCCCGGGTAAGCACCATAGAACACACCCTGGCCGCCTGCACAGGCCTGGAAATCGACAACGTGCTCATCCAGTTGGACGGCCCTGAGTGCCCCATTATGGATGGCAGTTCCATCGAATTTGTGGACGTGTTGAAAGCCGCCGGAACGGAAGAACAAAACGCCCTGCGCGACTTCTTTGAAGTTCAGGAACCCCTGTTCTACCGCGAAGCCGCCCGCAACGTAGAGATCGCCGCCCTCCCGCTGGACGACTATCGCGTTACGGTAATGATCGACTACAACTCCCCAGTGCTGGGCAGCCAACACGCTTCGATTACCGACATCCGTCAATTCGAAAAAGAGATCGCTTCCTGCCGCACCTTCTGCTTTTTACATGAGCTGGAGATGCTGTACAAAAACAACCTCATCCGCGGCGGCGACCTGAACAACGCCATCGTGATCGTGGACCGTGTTGTACAAGAGAACGAACTGGAAAATATTGCCAAAATGCTGGGCAAACCCAAAGTTGCCGTGAAGCAGGAAGGCATCCTCAATAACATCGAGCTTCGCTACAAGAACGAGCCGGCGCGTCACAAGCTCCTCGACATCGTGGGTGACCTCACGCTGGCCGGAAGACCTTTGAAGGCACAGATCCTGGCCGCACGCCCCGGTCACGCCGCCAACGTAGCGTTCGCCAAGAAGCTGAAGAAGGCCATGCAGGAGTCGGACAAAAAGGGAAGACCTAAGTACAATCCCAGCCTGCCCCCGGTGATGGACATCAACAAAGTTGCCGCTACCCTGCCACACCGTTATCCTTTCCTCCTTATTGACAAGATCATTTACCTCGACAACGAGAGTGTGTCGGGCGTGAAGAATGTTACTGCCAACGAGTATTTCTTCCAGGGGCACTTTCCCGGAAACCCGGTGATGCCCGGCGTGCTTCAGATCGAAGCCATGGCGCAGATCGGTGGTATCCTGGTGTTGAACACCGTGCCCGACCCGGAAAACTATTGGACGTATTTTCTGGGCATTGAAAATTTCAGATTTAGAAAAATGGTATTGCCCGGCGATACGCTCGTGATCCAGTGCGACCTGCTCGCACCCATCAAGCGCGGCATCGCCAAAATGACCGGCCGCGCCTACGTAGGCAACACGCTGGTTTGTGAAGGTACCATGACTGCCAGTATAGTTCGTAAAGACGCATGA
- a CDS encoding HD domain-containing protein, with the protein MNKKKIINDPVYGFITIPTELIFDIISHPYFQRLRHIKQLGLTDYVYPAAQHTRFQHALGALHLMGQALDALRLKGVEISDEEYEASQLAILLHDLGHGPFSHTLEYSLLPGIRHESLSYLMMDKLNAEFNGALNLTLRIFRNSYRRKFFHQLVSSQLDIDRLDYLKRDSFFTGVQEGSIGVDRILSMLTVHRDQIMVEEKGIYSIENFLNARRLMYWQVYLHKTTVSTERMLVNLIRRAQVLVRGGETVPASRPLMSFLENEFTLADFKDTRLLDAFGRLDDNDIWGALKFWRDHDDRILSLLSEMLIERRLFRIKLSAEPIRKSQVEKIRVAVMRKYGTLRSEAAYLFSHGTVSNEAYAEGHQINILMRSGEVLDIAQASELPNIKALSKIVKKNYLCWPKNVSL; encoded by the coding sequence ATGAACAAAAAGAAGATCATTAACGATCCCGTTTATGGGTTTATCACCATCCCAACGGAACTGATCTTCGATATTATCTCTCACCCCTATTTTCAACGGCTCCGCCATATTAAACAACTCGGTTTGACCGATTATGTTTACCCGGCCGCCCAGCATACCCGCTTCCAGCACGCCCTTGGCGCCCTTCATCTCATGGGGCAGGCCTTGGATGCCCTGCGGCTGAAAGGCGTCGAGATCTCGGACGAGGAATACGAGGCCTCCCAACTGGCCATTCTCCTCCACGACCTGGGCCACGGCCCCTTTTCGCATACGCTGGAATACTCGCTTCTGCCCGGCATTCGCCACGAAAGCCTGTCCTACCTGATGATGGACAAGTTGAATGCCGAATTTAATGGAGCATTGAACCTCACCCTGAGAATTTTTCGCAATAGCTACCGGCGCAAGTTCTTCCACCAACTCGTATCCAGCCAACTGGATATCGACCGGCTGGATTACCTGAAACGCGACAGTTTTTTCACCGGGGTGCAAGAGGGCTCCATTGGCGTGGACCGCATTCTGTCGATGCTTACCGTGCATCGCGACCAGATAATGGTAGAGGAGAAAGGCATCTACAGCATTGAAAACTTTCTGAACGCTCGCCGCCTCATGTATTGGCAGGTATACCTCCACAAAACCACCGTGAGCACCGAACGCATGCTGGTGAACCTGATCCGCCGGGCCCAGGTGCTGGTGCGAGGAGGCGAGACGGTTCCGGCCAGCCGGCCCCTGATGTCCTTCCTGGAAAATGAATTCACCCTGGCCGACTTCAAAGACACCCGCTTGTTGGACGCTTTCGGCCGCCTGGATGACAACGATATCTGGGGTGCCCTGAAATTTTGGCGCGATCACGACGACCGGATCCTTTCGTTGCTTTCGGAAATGCTCATCGAGCGGAGGCTGTTCCGGATAAAGCTCAGCGCCGAGCCAATCCGCAAAAGCCAGGTGGAAAAAATACGGGTGGCGGTGATGCGCAAATATGGAACGCTGCGCTCGGAGGCGGCCTATCTTTTTTCGCACGGCACGGTCAGCAACGAGGCCTACGCCGAAGGGCACCAGATCAATATCCTGATGCGCAGTGGCGAAGTGCTGGACATCGCCCAGGCTTCGGAGTTACCCAACATCAAGGCGTTGAGCAAAATCGTTAAAAAAAACTATCTGTGCTGGCCTAAAAATGTATCTTTGTAG
- the lpxA gene encoding acyl-ACP--UDP-N-acetylglucosamine O-acyltransferase, producing MSRFPLTNVHPDAIIGENVTIEPFATVQKNVVIGDGCWIGPNVTIMEGARIGKNCKIFPGAVISGVPQDLKFRGEETTAEIGDNTTVRECVTINRGTVDKYKTVIGSDCLIMAYAHIGHDCIIGNNCILGNTVQLAGHVVIDDFAIFGGACAVQQFSKIGAHAYIGGGSLVRKDIPPFTKAAREPLSYAGINTVGLRRRGYSSEKINEIQEIYRMIFMKGLNNSKAIEMVENEVPSSEERDYILDFIRNSERGIMKGYEGND from the coding sequence ATGAGCCGATTCCCTTTGACCAACGTACACCCCGACGCCATCATCGGCGAAAACGTGACCATCGAGCCGTTTGCCACCGTTCAAAAGAACGTTGTGATCGGCGACGGTTGCTGGATCGGACCCAACGTCACCATCATGGAAGGTGCGCGCATCGGCAAAAACTGTAAAATATTTCCCGGCGCCGTGATCAGTGGCGTACCCCAGGATCTGAAATTCAGGGGCGAAGAAACCACCGCCGAGATCGGCGACAACACCACCGTGCGCGAGTGCGTGACCATCAACCGCGGCACCGTAGACAAATACAAAACCGTGATCGGCTCCGACTGTCTCATCATGGCCTACGCCCACATCGGGCACGACTGCATCATTGGCAACAATTGTATCCTGGGCAACACGGTACAGCTGGCGGGCCACGTGGTCATCGACGATTTCGCCATCTTTGGTGGCGCCTGCGCGGTGCAACAGTTTTCCAAGATCGGCGCCCACGCCTACATCGGCGGAGGCTCGCTGGTGCGCAAAGACATTCCCCCTTTTACAAAAGCCGCGCGTGAGCCGCTTTCGTATGCGGGTATCAACACCGTGGGTTTGCGCCGCCGCGGCTATTCGTCGGAAAAGATCAACGAGATCCAGGAGATCTACCGCATGATCTTTATGAAGGGACTCAACAATTCGAAGGCCATCGAAATGGTGGAAAACGAGGTGCCCAGCAGCGAAGAGCGCGACTACATCCTCGATTTTATCCGCAATTCGGAGCGGGGTATCATGAAAGGTTACGAAGGCAACGACTAA